One Peterkaempfera bronchialis DNA window includes the following coding sequences:
- a CDS encoding SigE family RNA polymerase sigma factor yields MGRHGGRAEIPQDTADAREFHEFFERHHAELSRLAHLLTGDPDSADDLAADALVEVWRHWDRVRAADRPAAYARGVVTNLARNRIRSLTRERRRVGVVAALWRERFDDPDVPAVIDVRTALDRLPFRKRACVVLRHGFDLSEQETAKVLGISVGTVKSQTSRGAAQLEALLRSGAGGAPYDAGGPAVGPADGNPAARRRPAPTRRRGRRSVAAVGGNREEE; encoded by the coding sequence GTGGGCAGGCACGGAGGGAGAGCGGAGATTCCCCAGGACACTGCCGATGCTCGGGAGTTCCACGAGTTCTTCGAGCGCCACCACGCGGAACTCTCCCGCCTCGCGCATCTGCTCACCGGCGACCCCGACTCCGCCGACGACCTCGCCGCCGATGCGCTGGTCGAGGTCTGGCGCCACTGGGACCGGGTCCGGGCCGCCGACCGCCCGGCCGCCTACGCCCGAGGGGTCGTCACCAACCTTGCCCGCAACCGCATCCGCTCCCTCACCCGGGAGCGCCGCCGCGTCGGCGTGGTGGCCGCGCTCTGGCGGGAGCGCTTCGACGACCCGGACGTGCCCGCCGTGATCGATGTGCGTACCGCCCTGGACCGGCTGCCGTTCCGCAAGCGGGCCTGCGTGGTCCTCCGCCACGGCTTCGACCTCTCCGAGCAGGAGACCGCCAAGGTGCTCGGCATCTCGGTGGGCACCGTGAAGAGCCAGACCTCACGCGGCGCCGCCCAACTGGAGGCACTGCTGCGGTCGGGCGCCGGGGGTGCCCCGTACGATGCCGGGGGACCCGCCGTCGGCCCGGCCGACGGCAACCCGGCCGCCCGGCGCAGACCGGCGCCGACGCGACGCCGCGGACGGCGCTCGGTAGCGGCCGTCGGCGGCAACCGGGAGGAGGAGTGA
- a CDS encoding pyridoxal phosphate-dependent aminotransferase, with protein sequence MEFRQSSKLAGVCYEIRGPVIEQANALEEAGHSVLRLNTGNPAQFGFEAPEEILQDIIRNLPRAHGYSDARGILPARRAVAQYYQQRGVEGVGVDDVFLGNGVSELVSMAVTALVDDGDEVLVPAPDFPLWTAVTRLAGGRAVHYLCDEQSDWFPDLDDIAAKITDRTRAIVVINPNNPTGAVYPREILEGILDLARRHHLMVLADEIYDKILYDGVEHHCLAALAPDLVVLTFNGLSKSYRVAGFRSGWLVVTGPKQHARDYLEGLTMLAGMRLCPNVPAQYAVQAALGGRQSIEDLVLPTGRLAEQRDVAYRALNDIPGVSCVKPRGALYAFARLDPAVHRIEDDERFVLDLLLREKIHIVQGTGFNWPRPDHFRILTLPRADDLEVAISRIGRFLAGYRQ encoded by the coding sequence ATGGAGTTCCGGCAGTCCAGCAAGCTCGCGGGTGTGTGCTACGAGATCCGGGGCCCGGTGATCGAGCAGGCCAACGCCCTGGAGGAGGCCGGGCACAGCGTCCTGCGCCTGAACACCGGCAATCCGGCGCAGTTCGGGTTCGAGGCCCCGGAGGAGATCCTTCAGGACATCATCCGCAACCTGCCCCGGGCGCACGGCTACAGCGACGCGCGCGGCATCCTGCCCGCCCGCCGCGCGGTGGCGCAGTACTACCAGCAGCGGGGCGTGGAGGGCGTCGGGGTGGACGACGTCTTCCTCGGCAACGGCGTCTCCGAGCTGGTCTCGATGGCCGTCACGGCGCTGGTCGACGACGGGGACGAAGTCCTGGTACCGGCACCGGACTTCCCGCTCTGGACGGCGGTGACCCGACTGGCCGGCGGCCGGGCGGTGCACTACCTCTGCGACGAGCAGTCGGACTGGTTCCCGGACCTGGACGACATCGCCGCCAAGATCACCGACCGCACCCGGGCGATCGTGGTCATCAACCCCAACAACCCCACCGGGGCGGTCTATCCGCGCGAGATCCTGGAGGGCATCCTGGACCTCGCCCGCCGCCATCACCTGATGGTCCTGGCCGACGAGATCTACGACAAGATCCTGTACGACGGCGTGGAGCACCACTGCCTGGCCGCGCTCGCCCCCGATCTGGTGGTGCTGACCTTCAACGGCCTCTCCAAGTCCTACCGGGTGGCCGGGTTCCGCTCCGGCTGGCTGGTGGTCACCGGGCCCAAGCAGCACGCCAGGGACTACCTGGAGGGCCTCACCATGCTCGCCGGGATGCGGCTCTGCCCCAACGTCCCGGCGCAGTACGCGGTGCAGGCGGCGCTCGGCGGCCGGCAGTCGATCGAGGACCTGGTGCTGCCGACCGGGCGGCTGGCCGAGCAGCGCGATGTGGCGTACCGGGCGCTCAACGACATCCCCGGGGTGAGCTGCGTCAAGCCCCGGGGCGCGCTGTACGCCTTCGCGCGGCTGGACCCGGCGGTGCACCGGATCGAGGACGACGAACGGTTCGTCCTGGACCTGCTGCTCCGCGAGAAGATCCATATCGTGCAGGGCACCGGTTTCAACTGGCCGCGCCCCGACCACTTCCGCATCCTCACCCTGCCCCGGGCGGACGACCTGGAGGTCGCCATCAGCCGGATCGGGCGCTTTCTGGCGGGGTACCGCCAGTAG
- a CDS encoding glycosyl hydrolase family 95 catalytic domain-containing protein, which yields MHTLTVPAAPAAVPPPGGRGIHDTAPATRWEDCYLTGNGRHGALVHGATADEAAVVTHHAMVRPNGSATAEPPHLAPALREVQDALLAGDPDTAVRRFAGDRELIHTQPFHPAFAVRWHRTDARPATGYRRWIDFRTGIASAAWQEGPGEGEWRSSCFTSRADDTVVQHLAAPVGRTVEATVELDGRLPGSPPELRLAVRSVYRPGPLATPAVAGAPAAPPAPRDSALLRLRARYPESETGYRGATRVIAVGGEVVCDGPRIRITGAREMLLLTRTARGSVTADCTELARLDTGMYDLPDDLLGLLARHVPLHREAYDRVTLDLGGDPAERALPIAELLERQAATPGRLTPALLEQLFAAGRYHLLSASGYRPPRLCGLWTGDWNTAWSGAFTTNANLNLQIASAAAADLPEVSLAHAELVLGQLDDWRRNARLLYGTRGVVAPAHTDGENGNQYHFNGVWAHHMWTAGADWLLQPLLEHAETTGDEEFLRGRLLPALIETAAFYEDFLTRTGPDGRVLIVPSYSPENRPGGGTGGPVASVNATMDIAAARHALSTAADLCSRLFPDGVTPERTALWRQLAARLPDYRVNKDGALAEWAWPDHEDSYDHRHISHLYPVWPLDEITPEETPELAEAARTALRLRGDENDSGHGYLHRALAAARLEDAGWAARNLSRLLDRDFFFRSLMSSHYPYRDVYNADVAHALPGVLIEMLVRSRPAGPDGAGRLTLLPALPDTLPTGTLSGVRTRFGATVTELGWDLPAGRIRAVLRSETDRTVSLRIGRPVTGVRIAGGPALPRGAAGAVRIELPAGQEVVVTAEPSVPPQGR from the coding sequence GTGCACACGCTGACCGTCCCCGCCGCGCCCGCAGCCGTCCCGCCCCCCGGCGGCCGCGGTATCCACGACACCGCCCCCGCCACCCGCTGGGAGGACTGCTACCTCACCGGAAACGGCCGCCACGGCGCCCTGGTCCACGGCGCCACCGCCGACGAGGCGGCCGTGGTCACCCACCACGCCATGGTCCGCCCCAACGGCAGCGCCACGGCCGAGCCGCCCCACCTGGCCCCGGCGCTCCGCGAGGTCCAGGACGCCCTGCTGGCCGGCGACCCGGACACCGCCGTACGCCGCTTCGCCGGCGACCGGGAGCTGATCCACACCCAGCCGTTCCACCCCGCCTTCGCCGTCCGCTGGCACCGCACCGACGCCCGCCCCGCCACCGGCTACCGCCGCTGGATCGACTTCCGCACCGGCATCGCCTCCGCCGCCTGGCAGGAGGGGCCGGGGGAGGGCGAGTGGCGCTCCTCCTGCTTCACCTCCCGCGCCGACGACACCGTCGTCCAGCACCTCGCCGCCCCGGTCGGCCGCACCGTGGAGGCCACCGTCGAACTCGACGGCAGGCTCCCCGGCTCACCCCCCGAACTCCGGCTCGCCGTACGGTCGGTGTACCGGCCCGGCCCGCTCGCCACCCCCGCCGTCGCCGGCGCCCCGGCCGCGCCCCCCGCCCCCCGCGACTCCGCCCTGCTGCGGCTGCGCGCCCGCTACCCCGAGAGCGAGACCGGCTACCGGGGCGCCACCCGGGTCATCGCGGTCGGCGGCGAGGTGGTCTGCGACGGCCCCCGCATCCGGATCACCGGCGCCCGCGAGATGCTGCTGCTCACCCGCACCGCACGCGGCTCGGTCACCGCCGACTGCACCGAGCTGGCCCGGCTGGACACCGGGATGTACGACCTCCCCGACGACCTGCTCGGCCTGCTCGCCCGGCATGTCCCGCTGCACCGCGAGGCGTACGACCGGGTCACCCTCGACCTGGGCGGCGACCCGGCCGAGCGGGCGCTGCCCATCGCCGAGCTGCTGGAACGCCAGGCCGCCACCCCGGGACGGCTCACCCCCGCGCTGCTGGAGCAGCTCTTCGCGGCCGGCCGCTACCACCTGCTGAGCGCCAGCGGCTACCGGCCGCCCCGGCTCTGCGGGCTCTGGACCGGCGACTGGAACACCGCCTGGTCCGGCGCCTTCACCACCAACGCCAACCTCAACCTCCAGATCGCCTCCGCCGCCGCCGCCGACCTGCCCGAGGTGTCGCTGGCCCACGCCGAACTGGTCCTCGGCCAACTGGACGACTGGCGCCGCAACGCCCGGCTGCTCTACGGCACCCGGGGCGTGGTCGCCCCCGCCCACACCGACGGGGAGAACGGCAACCAGTACCACTTCAACGGCGTCTGGGCGCACCACATGTGGACCGCCGGCGCCGACTGGCTGCTCCAACCGCTGCTGGAGCACGCGGAGACCACCGGCGACGAGGAGTTCCTGCGCGGCCGGCTGCTGCCCGCGCTGATCGAGACGGCCGCCTTCTACGAGGACTTCCTCACCCGCACCGGCCCCGACGGCCGGGTCCTCATCGTGCCGTCGTACTCCCCGGAGAACCGGCCCGGCGGCGGCACCGGCGGCCCCGTCGCCTCCGTCAACGCCACCATGGACATCGCCGCCGCCCGGCACGCCCTCTCCACCGCCGCAGACCTCTGCTCCCGGCTGTTCCCCGACGGGGTCACCCCGGAGCGCACCGCCCTCTGGCGGCAGCTCGCCGCCCGCCTCCCCGACTACCGCGTCAACAAGGACGGCGCGCTCGCCGAATGGGCCTGGCCCGACCACGAGGACAGCTACGACCACCGGCACATCAGCCACCTCTACCCGGTCTGGCCGCTCGACGAGATCACCCCGGAGGAGACCCCGGAGCTGGCCGAGGCCGCCCGCACCGCGCTGCGGCTGCGCGGCGACGAGAACGACTCCGGCCACGGCTATCTGCACCGCGCACTGGCCGCCGCCCGCCTGGAGGACGCCGGCTGGGCCGCCCGCAACCTCTCCCGGCTGCTCGACCGGGACTTCTTCTTCCGGTCGCTGATGAGCAGCCACTATCCCTACCGGGACGTCTACAACGCCGATGTGGCGCATGCGCTGCCCGGCGTGCTGATCGAGATGCTGGTGCGCTCCCGCCCCGCCGGGCCGGACGGCGCGGGTCGGCTCACCCTGCTGCCCGCCCTGCCCGACACGCTCCCCACCGGGACCCTGTCGGGCGTCCGCACCCGGTTCGGCGCCACCGTCACCGAACTCGGCTGGGACCTGCCCGCCGGGCGGATCAGGGCGGTGCTCCGCTCCGAGACCGACCGGACCGTCTCGCTGCGCATCGGCCGCCCGGTGACCGGGGTGCGCATCGCGGGCGGCCCGGCGCTGCCCCGGGGCGCGGCCGGGGCCGTGCGGATCGAGCTGCCGGCCGGCCAGGAGGTGGTGGTCACCGCCGAGCCCTCGGTGCCGCCGCAGGGGCGGTGA
- a CDS encoding DUF3800 domain-containing protein yields MWMVFVDDSKTDQVPRAGLGQLVALGAVFVPERALGPYGADLAELRSQLGVPDGVELKWNPGRAAPAFWRTAGPRLRTALRRGMLERAADHGIRSSVVVWDRGHLDWPMRDRVEPAILAYLYERIERFLAEQDALGVVIADEPGHAGGSWLRAAKELTRSGTPHVVPERVALPILTAPSHLVPHLQLADLVAAATTAAVAGRPAGLDLLDPLARLARRNDAGRIGGAGLVLWPPQLMDLHFWLFGEQVYWRRGREHPLGPASTPTRTGRTFQHTDGLTGPT; encoded by the coding sequence ATGTGGATGGTCTTCGTGGACGACAGCAAGACCGACCAGGTGCCGCGCGCCGGGCTGGGCCAACTGGTCGCCCTGGGGGCGGTGTTCGTACCGGAGCGGGCACTTGGCCCGTACGGAGCCGACCTCGCGGAGCTGCGGTCGCAACTCGGGGTCCCGGACGGCGTGGAGCTCAAGTGGAACCCCGGCCGGGCCGCACCCGCCTTCTGGCGCACCGCCGGACCGCGCCTGCGCACCGCGCTGCGCCGGGGCATGCTGGAGCGGGCCGCCGACCACGGCATCCGCTCCTCGGTGGTGGTCTGGGACCGAGGCCACCTGGACTGGCCGATGCGGGACCGGGTCGAACCGGCGATCCTCGCCTACCTCTACGAGCGCATCGAACGGTTCCTGGCCGAGCAGGATGCCCTCGGCGTCGTCATCGCCGACGAACCGGGCCACGCGGGTGGCTCATGGCTACGGGCCGCCAAGGAGCTGACCCGCTCGGGCACCCCCCACGTCGTACCCGAGCGGGTGGCCCTGCCCATCCTCACCGCCCCCTCCCACCTGGTCCCGCACCTGCAACTGGCCGACCTGGTCGCGGCGGCCACCACCGCCGCCGTGGCCGGGCGCCCCGCCGGACTCGACCTGCTGGACCCACTGGCCCGGCTCGCCCGCCGCAACGACGCCGGGCGCATCGGCGGCGCCGGACTGGTGCTCTGGCCTCCGCAGTTGATGGACCTGCACTTCTGGCTCTTCGGCGAGCAGGTCTACTGGCGGCGCGGCCGGGAGCACCCGCTGGGCCCCGCCTCCACCCCCACCCGCACCGGCCGCACCTTCCAGCACACCGACGGCCTCACCGGGCCCACCTGA
- a CDS encoding S8 family serine peptidase: MVFRRRSRLIGLVLGPVVAAAVLTGAAPGLAASPPSAPTDGPGADGPAAAGPYTDGLYIVQLAEAPVASYGGGIRGLAATRPQPGGKVDPGSSATRSYRGHLEARRKQVLARVPGVRPVYAYDYAFNGFAARLTARQAARLAAEQGVVSLERNQLLDVDTVSTARFLGLSGSGGVWERRFGGAAHAGEGVVIGMVDSGYSPDSPLFAPLPEPRPDARAIARTWKGTCDHGEQAPVTCNNKVIGARYYHQGVTPVAGEYLSPRDYGGHGTHTASTAAGDSGVPVVINGNAVGEATGMAPAARLAIYKACWVVDADNNLSCGTADTVAAVNQAVADGVDVINYSVSGSTGSVVNSVESAFYNAAHAGVFVATGAGNTGTAGSVSHNAPWEMTVAASTHDRRYRATLALGDGRSFTGVGTGAAVESAPLVTASAVGRDGANSGQVSECWSGTLDPVKAAGAIVVCRRGGNDRTEKSAAVQEAGGVGMVLYNPTANSLDADFHHVPTVHLDQVAGAQVAAYAATPGATASLAASEVWTAPAPAMADFSSTGPASAGGGDLLKPDVTAPGVDVIAGVAPDTADGNGFGAMSGTSMAAPHVAGLAALLLSRHPGWSPAEVQSALMTTAYTTDNQGGPIKDAAGRTATPFSYGSGHVDPARAFDPGLVYRAGQRDWQEYACAIGQQLPAVTGARDCARVRRTDPSDLNYPSLAVAALAGRQTLVRTVTNVDSRRASYRVQVDAPPGFTAEVRPAAFTLRPGKSARYRVTLTRTTAPLGSWAFGALTWTDGTHAVRSPIAVKPVALAPAPEAAGHGTRGSMALRPQAGYAGTLNARVRGLSPAEVTVHPLRNATGVAFDTARPTVGDHTASRSVTVPAGTKLLRFGTFADDYRRGTDVDLYLYKQSATGALTLYATAATAGTATEAVQVRSPAAGQWVVYADLRSAPADAGDTRVAVDGWLLDGSTAGNAIAAPESAAVAIGDRPRFRLSWSGLEPGHRYLGSVVWDDGAVVQGYTEVQAATG, translated from the coding sequence GTGGTGTTTCGTCGCAGGTCCCGGCTGATAGGCCTGGTCCTGGGCCCCGTCGTGGCCGCCGCCGTGCTCACCGGAGCGGCGCCCGGCCTGGCGGCCTCGCCGCCCTCCGCGCCCACCGACGGCCCGGGCGCCGACGGTCCGGCCGCCGCCGGTCCGTACACGGACGGCCTGTACATCGTCCAACTCGCCGAAGCCCCCGTCGCCTCCTACGGCGGCGGCATCAGGGGTCTGGCCGCCACCCGGCCGCAGCCGGGCGGGAAGGTGGACCCCGGCTCCTCGGCCACCCGCTCCTACCGGGGCCATCTGGAGGCGCGGCGCAAGCAGGTGCTGGCGCGGGTGCCCGGGGTACGGCCGGTGTACGCCTACGACTACGCCTTCAATGGCTTCGCCGCCCGGCTCACGGCCCGTCAGGCCGCCCGGCTGGCGGCCGAGCAGGGCGTGGTCTCGCTGGAGCGCAACCAACTGCTGGACGTGGACACCGTCTCCACCGCCCGCTTCCTCGGCCTGTCGGGCAGCGGCGGGGTCTGGGAGCGGCGGTTCGGCGGTGCCGCGCACGCCGGGGAGGGCGTGGTCATCGGCATGGTGGACTCGGGGTACTCCCCCGACAGCCCGCTCTTCGCCCCGCTGCCCGAGCCCCGGCCCGACGCCAGGGCCATCGCCCGTACCTGGAAGGGGACCTGCGACCACGGCGAGCAGGCTCCGGTGACCTGCAACAACAAGGTGATCGGTGCCCGCTACTACCACCAGGGCGTCACCCCGGTCGCCGGTGAGTACCTCTCGCCGCGCGACTACGGCGGCCATGGCACCCACACCGCCTCCACCGCCGCCGGCGACTCCGGCGTACCCGTTGTGATCAACGGCAATGCGGTGGGCGAGGCGACCGGCATGGCCCCGGCCGCCCGGCTGGCGATCTACAAGGCGTGCTGGGTCGTCGACGCGGACAACAACCTCTCCTGCGGGACCGCGGACACCGTGGCCGCCGTCAACCAGGCGGTCGCCGACGGCGTGGACGTGATCAACTACTCCGTCTCCGGCTCCACCGGCTCGGTGGTGAACTCGGTGGAGTCGGCCTTCTACAACGCCGCCCACGCCGGGGTGTTCGTCGCCACCGGGGCCGGCAACACCGGCACCGCCGGCAGCGTCTCGCACAACGCGCCGTGGGAGATGACGGTCGCCGCCTCCACCCATGACCGCCGCTACCGCGCCACGCTCGCCCTCGGCGACGGGCGCAGCTTCACCGGCGTCGGCACCGGCGCGGCCGTGGAGAGCGCACCGCTGGTGACCGCCTCGGCGGTGGGCAGGGACGGCGCGAACTCCGGCCAGGTGTCCGAGTGCTGGTCCGGCACGCTCGACCCGGTCAAGGCGGCGGGCGCGATCGTGGTCTGCCGACGCGGTGGCAATGACCGCACCGAGAAGTCCGCGGCGGTGCAGGAGGCCGGCGGCGTCGGCATGGTCCTGTACAACCCGACGGCCAACTCGCTGGACGCCGACTTCCACCATGTGCCGACCGTGCACCTGGACCAGGTCGCCGGGGCGCAGGTCGCGGCGTACGCGGCCACGCCCGGCGCCACCGCTTCGCTCGCCGCCTCCGAGGTCTGGACGGCGCCCGCGCCCGCCATGGCCGACTTCTCCTCCACCGGCCCCGCCTCGGCCGGCGGCGGCGACCTGCTGAAGCCCGATGTCACGGCGCCCGGCGTGGATGTGATCGCCGGGGTCGCCCCCGACACGGCGGACGGCAACGGGTTCGGGGCCATGTCGGGCACCTCGATGGCCGCCCCGCATGTCGCCGGGCTCGCCGCGCTGCTGCTCTCCCGCCACCCCGGATGGTCCCCGGCCGAGGTCCAGTCGGCGCTGATGACCACCGCGTACACCACCGACAACCAGGGCGGCCCGATCAAGGACGCCGCAGGCCGGACCGCCACCCCGTTCTCCTACGGCTCCGGCCATGTGGACCCCGCCCGTGCCTTCGACCCGGGGCTGGTCTACCGGGCGGGCCAGCGGGACTGGCAGGAGTACGCCTGCGCGATCGGCCAGCAACTGCCCGCCGTCACCGGGGCCCGCGACTGCGCCCGGGTCCGGCGGACCGACCCCAGCGACCTCAACTACCCGTCGCTGGCGGTCGCTGCGCTGGCCGGTCGGCAGACCCTGGTGCGCACGGTGACCAATGTGGACAGCCGCCGGGCCTCCTACCGGGTGCAGGTCGACGCCCCACCCGGCTTCACCGCCGAGGTCAGGCCCGCAGCGTTCACCCTGCGGCCCGGCAAGAGCGCCCGGTACCGGGTCACCCTGACCCGCACCACGGCGCCGCTGGGCAGCTGGGCCTTCGGCGCGCTCACCTGGACCGACGGCACCCATGCGGTGCGGTCCCCGATCGCGGTCAAGCCGGTGGCGCTGGCGCCCGCGCCGGAGGCGGCCGGGCACGGCACCCGGGGGTCCATGGCGCTGCGCCCGCAGGCGGGCTACGCGGGCACCCTGAACGCCCGGGTCCGGGGGCTCTCCCCGGCCGAGGTCACCGTGCACCCGCTGCGGAACGCCACCGGGGTGGCCTTTGACACCGCCCGGCCCACGGTCGGCGACCACACGGCGAGCCGGTCGGTCACCGTGCCCGCCGGGACCAAGCTGCTGCGCTTCGGGACCTTCGCCGACGACTACCGCCGGGGCACCGATGTGGACCTCTACCTGTACAAGCAGTCCGCCACCGGCGCGCTGACCCTGTACGCCACCGCCGCCACGGCCGGTACCGCGACCGAGGCGGTCCAGGTGCGCAGCCCGGCCGCCGGTCAGTGGGTGGTCTACGCCGACCTGCGCTCCGCCCCGGCCGACGCGGGTGACACCCGGGTGGCCGTCGACGGCTGGCTGCTGGACGGCAGCACGGCGGGCAATGCCATCGCCGCCCCCGAGTCGGCGGCCGTGGCCATCGGCGACCGGCCGCGCTTCCGGCTGAGCTGGTCGGGCCTGGAGCCCGGCCACCGCTACCTGGGCTCGGTGGTCTGGGACGACGGCGCGGTGGTGCAGGGCTACACGGAGGTGCAGGCGGCCACCGGCTGA
- a CDS encoding beta-galactosidase codes for MPSLHDATRGRILYGGDYNPEQWPEEVWPQDIALMRRAGVTTATVGVFSWARLEPRPGARDFGWLDRVLDLLHGGGIDACLATPTASPPPWLGERHPETLPVTADGTTLWWGSRNQYCPSSAAYRDHAHALVEDLAARYAGHPALRIWHISNELGPVCHCAETSARFRDWLRQRYGDLDGLNHAWGTAFWSQAHSDWSTVTAPRSAPYLPNPAQTLDFQRFSSDVLLECFTAERDILRRHTPDVPVTTNFMALYKGIDSWAFAAAEDAVSLDLYPDPADPRAAAFAAANHDLTRSLAGGPWMVMEQAASAVNWRPVNRPKPEGLLRLQSLQSVARGADALLFFQWRASRSGAEKFHSAMVPHAGPDSPGHRRIRALGAELRLLGEAVGTDVRADIAVLHDWHSWWALEQPGRPSARITAPELLYAWHGALWDEHLTADFAHPEADLSRYRLVAVPTLYLASDAAVDNLVRYVHGGGTLVTGFFSGIADPTDTLRPGGMDARLRALLGVHPQEWWPLDDGATVRCDSAALGPFTGTLWSEDLRTDPGTETVAALNGGDLDGTPAVTRTTSGAGTAWYLATLPEPAALRGLLADAARRAGVHPVLPGLPDGVEAVRRGGLLFLLNHGERQTEVPVQGRYRELLTNRSTEGTLRLPRYGAAVLRPETTAE; via the coding sequence ATGCCCTCGCTGCACGACGCCACCCGAGGCCGCATCCTCTACGGCGGCGACTACAACCCCGAGCAGTGGCCCGAGGAGGTGTGGCCCCAGGACATCGCCCTGATGCGCCGGGCCGGAGTCACCACCGCCACCGTCGGCGTCTTCTCCTGGGCCCGCCTCGAACCCCGCCCCGGCGCCCGGGACTTCGGCTGGCTCGACCGCGTCCTCGACCTGCTGCACGGCGGCGGCATCGACGCCTGCCTCGCCACCCCCACCGCCTCCCCGCCGCCCTGGCTCGGCGAGCGCCACCCCGAGACCCTGCCGGTCACCGCCGACGGCACCACCCTCTGGTGGGGCTCCCGCAACCAGTACTGCCCCTCCTCCGCCGCCTACCGCGACCACGCCCACGCCCTGGTCGAGGATCTCGCGGCCCGCTACGCCGGCCACCCCGCGCTGCGGATCTGGCACATCTCCAATGAACTCGGCCCGGTCTGCCACTGCGCCGAGACCTCCGCCCGGTTCCGCGACTGGCTGCGGCAGCGGTACGGCGACCTGGACGGCCTCAACCACGCCTGGGGCACCGCCTTCTGGAGCCAGGCGCACAGCGACTGGTCCACCGTCACCGCGCCCCGCAGCGCCCCCTACCTGCCCAACCCCGCCCAGACGCTGGACTTCCAGCGGTTCAGCTCCGACGTCCTGCTGGAGTGCTTCACCGCCGAACGCGACATCCTGCGCCGCCACACCCCCGACGTCCCCGTCACCACCAACTTCATGGCCCTCTACAAGGGCATCGACAGCTGGGCCTTCGCCGCCGCCGAGGACGCCGTCTCCCTCGACCTCTACCCCGACCCCGCCGACCCCCGCGCCGCCGCCTTCGCCGCCGCCAACCACGACCTCACCCGCTCCCTGGCCGGCGGCCCCTGGATGGTCATGGAGCAGGCCGCCTCCGCCGTCAACTGGCGGCCCGTCAACCGCCCCAAGCCCGAAGGGCTGCTGCGGCTCCAGTCCCTCCAGTCGGTCGCCCGGGGCGCCGACGCCCTGCTCTTCTTCCAGTGGCGGGCCTCCCGCTCCGGCGCCGAGAAGTTCCACTCCGCGATGGTCCCGCACGCCGGCCCGGACAGCCCCGGGCACCGCCGCATCCGGGCACTCGGCGCCGAACTGCGGCTGCTCGGCGAGGCCGTGGGCACCGACGTCCGCGCCGACATCGCCGTCCTGCACGACTGGCACAGCTGGTGGGCCCTGGAGCAGCCCGGCCGCCCCTCCGCCCGGATCACCGCCCCCGAGCTGCTGTACGCCTGGCACGGCGCCCTCTGGGACGAGCACCTCACCGCCGACTTCGCCCACCCCGAGGCCGACCTCTCCCGCTACCGCCTGGTCGCCGTCCCCACCCTCTACCTCGCCTCCGACGCCGCCGTCGACAACCTGGTCCGGTATGTGCACGGCGGCGGCACCCTGGTCACCGGGTTCTTCAGCGGCATCGCCGACCCCACCGACACCCTCCGCCCCGGCGGCATGGACGCCAGGCTCCGCGCACTGCTCGGCGTCCACCCCCAGGAGTGGTGGCCGCTGGACGACGGCGCCACCGTGCGCTGCGACTCCGCGGCCCTCGGCCCCTTCACCGGCACCCTCTGGTCCGAGGACCTGCGCACCGACCCCGGCACCGAGACGGTCGCCGCCCTCAACGGCGGCGACCTCGACGGAACCCCGGCCGTCACCCGCACCACCTCCGGCGCCGGCACCGCCTGGTACCTCGCCACCCTCCCCGAACCGGCGGCACTGCGTGGCCTGCTGGCCGACGCCGCCCGCCGGGCCGGTGTCCACCCCGTGCTCCCCGGACTCCCCGACGGCGTGGAGGCGGTGCGCCGGGGCGGTCTGCTCTTCCTGCTCAACCACGGGGAGCGGCAGACCGAGGTGCCCGTCCAGGGCCGGTACCGCGAGCTGCTCACCAACCGCAGCACCGAAGGCACCCTCCGCCTTCCCCGCTACGGCGCGGCGGTACTACGGCCGGAAACCACTGCAGAGTGA
- a CDS encoding winged helix-turn-helix transcriptional regulator, giving the protein MPRRSYAHYCAVARALDTVGERWTLLIVRELLAGPRRYTDLHADLPGVSTDVLASRLKELEADGLVERRRVGRAAGTHLYALTPRGRALQPVLAALATWGAAGLGEPGPTDAVRSHWSALPLLRALDRAAPGAAGTAEVRLPGGPFHLLLDPADPHYADGPADHPDAVLTLDDATAAALADGRTTLGAALHQARLTISGDTPLAKALRTAD; this is encoded by the coding sequence ATGCCGCGCCGAAGCTACGCCCACTACTGCGCCGTCGCCCGAGCCCTGGACACCGTGGGGGAACGCTGGACCCTGCTGATCGTCCGGGAACTCCTCGCCGGACCGCGCCGCTACACCGACCTCCACGCCGACCTGCCCGGCGTCTCCACGGACGTCCTGGCCTCCCGGCTGAAGGAGCTGGAGGCCGACGGACTGGTCGAGCGGCGCCGCGTCGGCCGCGCGGCAGGCACCCACCTGTACGCCCTCACCCCGCGCGGACGCGCCCTCCAGCCCGTGCTCGCCGCCCTGGCCACCTGGGGCGCCGCCGGCCTGGGCGAACCCGGCCCCACCGACGCGGTCCGCAGCCACTGGTCGGCGCTGCCGCTGCTGCGGGCCCTGGACCGGGCCGCCCCCGGCGCGGCCGGCACCGCCGAGGTACGGCTCCCCGGCGGCCCCTTCCACCTGCTGCTCGACCCGGCCGACCCGCACTACGCCGACGGCCCGGCCGACCACCCCGACGCCGTACTCACCCTGGACGACGCCACCGCCGCCGCCCTCGCCGACGGCCGCACCACCCTCGGCGCCGCCCTCCACCAGGCCCGCCTCACCATCTCCGGCGACACCCCCCTGGCCAAAGCCCTACGCACCGCCGACTGA